The Verrucomicrobium spinosum DSM 4136 = JCM 18804 genome includes a region encoding these proteins:
- a CDS encoding PepSY-associated TM helix domain-containing protein: MTAVVRLLRKTIFWLHLIAGCAAGMVILLMSLTGATLMYERQILEWVDGYQVTPTVNASRLPLEELAAKATAANPKQALTALTVESDAHAAVMLSYGREATLYANPFTGELLGAGAAKARDFFHFVTELHRWLALEGTSRDTGKAITGAACLVFLFLVISGLYLWFPRRFTWHFIRRIISFDRRLTGRARDWNWHNVFGFWACLPLLFIILTGLVMAYPWANNLLFTLTGNPPPPPRAQQARPQGGKPEPVALSGLNHAWDTAVAKVPTWQSITVRLPANAKAPAMLFISESHQGRPDLKSQLNVNLASGEVVTWETFSTHNLGKQLRFWARWVHTGEAGGFIGQTIAGLAALSAAVLVWTGISMSWQRFRRRKGVAAK; the protein is encoded by the coding sequence ATGACCGCCGTCGTTCGACTCCTTCGCAAAACCATTTTCTGGCTGCACCTCATCGCGGGCTGCGCAGCGGGCATGGTCATCCTGCTCATGTCCCTCACGGGTGCCACGCTCATGTACGAGCGACAGATCCTGGAGTGGGTGGACGGTTACCAAGTCACACCCACGGTCAACGCCAGCCGACTGCCACTGGAAGAACTGGCGGCAAAGGCCACTGCGGCCAATCCCAAACAAGCCCTGACCGCATTGACAGTGGAGTCCGATGCCCACGCCGCCGTGATGCTTTCGTATGGCCGTGAAGCCACGCTATACGCCAACCCCTTCACAGGAGAACTTCTGGGCGCAGGGGCAGCGAAAGCGCGGGACTTCTTCCATTTCGTCACGGAACTGCATCGCTGGCTGGCCTTGGAAGGCACGTCACGCGACACCGGCAAGGCCATTACCGGTGCCGCCTGTCTCGTCTTCCTGTTCCTCGTGATCAGCGGTCTCTACCTGTGGTTCCCCCGCCGTTTCACCTGGCATTTCATCAGGCGCATTATTTCCTTTGACCGCCGGCTGACGGGCCGAGCCCGGGATTGGAACTGGCACAACGTCTTTGGCTTCTGGGCCTGCCTTCCCCTCCTGTTCATCATTCTCACCGGGCTCGTCATGGCCTATCCATGGGCGAACAATCTTCTCTTCACCCTCACCGGCAATCCACCGCCCCCGCCTCGCGCCCAGCAGGCCCGGCCTCAGGGCGGGAAACCCGAGCCCGTGGCATTGAGCGGCCTCAACCACGCGTGGGACACCGCCGTGGCCAAGGTGCCCACCTGGCAGAGCATCACCGTCCGCCTTCCAGCCAACGCCAAGGCCCCCGCCATGCTCTTCATCAGCGAGAGCCATCAAGGACGCCCCGATCTGAAGTCGCAGCTCAACGTCAATCTCGCCAGCGGCGAAGTCGTCACCTGGGAGACCTTCTCCACCCACAACCTCGGCAAGCAGTTGCGCTTCTGGGCTCGCTGGGTCCACACAGGTGAAGCTGGTGGCTTCATCGGTCAGACGATTGCAGGACTCGCCGCCCTCTCTGCCGCCGTGCTCGTGTGGACGGGCATTTCCATGTCCTGGCAGCGCTTCCGGCGTCGCAAGGGCGTGGCGGCGAAGTAG
- a CDS encoding Fe2+-dependent dioxygenase has product MLIRIPDVLTPEQVKHARALLDKAEWTDGRATTGYQSAKTKNNMQLPEGHPVAKELGGLILEALGRNSLFMAAALPLRVLPPMFNSYAGGQAFGTHVDNAIRQIPGTGQRIRTDISATLFFSEPEDYDGGELTIEDTYGVQQVKLPAGHMVLYPSTSLHQVTPVTRGARVSSFFWIQSMIRDDGQRSLLFDLDLSIQRLARDLAGNPAADKTAVQLTGVYHNLLRQWAEM; this is encoded by the coding sequence ATGCTGATTCGCATCCCTGACGTTCTCACCCCTGAACAGGTAAAACACGCCAGAGCGCTGCTGGACAAGGCGGAGTGGACTGATGGCCGGGCAACCACCGGCTATCAGTCCGCCAAAACTAAAAACAACATGCAGCTCCCCGAGGGGCATCCCGTCGCCAAAGAGCTGGGAGGCCTGATCTTGGAAGCACTGGGCCGGAACTCCCTTTTCATGGCCGCGGCGCTCCCACTCCGGGTCCTGCCTCCCATGTTCAACAGTTATGCGGGAGGCCAGGCTTTTGGCACCCATGTGGACAATGCCATCCGGCAGATTCCTGGCACCGGCCAGCGCATCCGTACAGACATCTCAGCCACGCTGTTTTTCAGCGAACCCGAGGACTATGACGGCGGGGAACTCACCATTGAAGACACCTACGGTGTCCAACAGGTGAAGCTGCCCGCAGGACACATGGTCCTTTACCCTTCCACAAGCCTCCACCAAGTGACCCCGGTCACACGTGGGGCGCGTGTCAGTTCGTTCTTCTGGATCCAGAGCATGATCCGTGATGACGGCCAGCGGTCCCTCCTGTTTGACCTTGATCTGTCCATCCAACGGCTGGCACGGGATCTCGCAGGAAACCCTGCCGCGGACAAGACTGCGGTCCAGCTTACCGGCGTGTATCACAACCTTCTGCGGCAGTGGGCGGAAATGTGA
- a CDS encoding aspartate kinase, with protein sequence MALIVQKYGGTSVGTPERIRNVARRVLETQKSGHQVIAVVSAMSGVTDSLLKLARDVSESPTERELDVLLSTGEQQTIALTAMAINAQGGKAVSLTGAQAGIQTDGVHTKARIANITPTEVHEMLDEGNIVILAGFQGQTRDGLITTLGRGGSDLTAIAMAAAVKADLCQIYTDVDGVYTCDPRVVPTAQKIDVISYDEMLEMASSGSKVMQSRSVEFAKKFGVRFEVRNSMNNNPGTLVKEEEPGMESVVVRGVSLERNQAKITIDDVPDRPGVAAKIFGAIHKAGVVIDMIVQNVSWDNETDISFTLSAADLPKAEAALQAVLAELGDKVELRSQTGVAKLSIVGIGMRSHSGVASKMFGALANAGINIQMISTSEIKTAVTVEEGEIEKAAKVVHEAFGLDGAAPTA encoded by the coding sequence ATGGCATTGATCGTTCAGAAATATGGTGGCACCTCGGTGGGCACGCCCGAGCGCATTCGCAATGTGGCACGTCGTGTCTTGGAGACTCAGAAGTCCGGGCATCAAGTGATCGCGGTGGTCTCCGCCATGTCTGGCGTCACCGATAGCCTGCTGAAGCTGGCTAGAGATGTCTCTGAGAGCCCGACGGAGCGTGAGCTCGATGTGCTGCTCTCCACGGGTGAGCAGCAGACCATTGCGCTCACCGCGATGGCGATCAATGCCCAAGGTGGCAAGGCAGTATCCCTGACGGGTGCCCAAGCCGGTATCCAGACCGATGGCGTGCACACGAAGGCCCGCATCGCCAATATCACGCCCACCGAAGTCCACGAGATGCTTGATGAGGGCAATATCGTGATTCTGGCTGGCTTCCAGGGGCAGACCCGGGATGGCCTCATCACGACCCTTGGTCGCGGCGGTTCGGACCTTACGGCGATCGCCATGGCGGCAGCAGTGAAGGCGGATCTCTGCCAGATCTACACGGATGTGGACGGCGTTTACACCTGCGATCCCCGTGTGGTGCCCACCGCACAGAAGATCGATGTGATCAGCTATGATGAAATGCTGGAGATGGCCAGCAGCGGCAGCAAGGTGATGCAGAGCCGCTCCGTCGAGTTTGCAAAGAAATTTGGCGTACGCTTTGAGGTGCGCAACAGCATGAACAACAACCCTGGCACCCTTGTGAAAGAAGAAGAACCTGGCATGGAATCCGTCGTCGTCCGTGGTGTGAGCCTTGAGCGCAATCAGGCGAAGATCACGATTGATGATGTGCCGGACCGTCCGGGTGTGGCCGCGAAGATCTTCGGTGCCATTCACAAGGCGGGCGTCGTGATCGACATGATCGTGCAGAACGTGAGCTGGGACAATGAGACCGACATCAGCTTCACGCTGAGTGCCGCCGATCTGCCGAAGGCTGAGGCCGCCCTGCAGGCTGTGCTGGCTGAGCTGGGTGACAAGGTCGAGCTTCGCTCTCAGACGGGTGTGGCCAAGCTTAGCATTGTCGGCATCGGCATGCGCAGCCACAGCGGCGTCGCCAGCAAGATGTTCGGTGCCCTGGCCAACGCTGGCATCAACATCCAGATGATCTCCACCAGTGAAATCAAGACGGCCGTGACCGTCGAGGAAGGGGAAATCGAAAAAGCCGCCAAAGTGGTGCACGAGGCCTTCGGCCTGGATGGCGCAGCGCCGACGGCCTGA